The following coding sequences are from one Rathayibacter sp. VKM Ac-2760 window:
- a CDS encoding ABC transporter substrate-binding protein: protein MHRTASPRIPLFAVGLAAASLALAGCSSGASGAAPSEAAAATVVVENAKPTLTLVDEDGEQSYQEDTAVARTSVEVPASPSAVVTFDIATLDTLHTIGAGDAVVAIPDATLPEYLAEYADLPKVGTLFEPDFEAVAELDPDLIVTAARSTGQYDELSEIATTIDLTGSYAGTFDPAAALERATQLGEIFDREDEVAEAATATEELAASIQDEATGSALVLSVSGGEYGAFGEGSRFGYFFDSLGFTPAVAAAELPGAEGSPHGDTVTNEFILTAAPEWIFAFDRGAATGAGSTAEATLDNALVAQTPAAQNDRIVQLPAGELYIVINGLTAVQNVLESVHDAMQS, encoded by the coding sequence ATGCATCGCACAGCCAGCCCTCGCATCCCCCTGTTCGCCGTCGGCCTCGCCGCCGCCTCGCTCGCCCTCGCGGGCTGCTCGTCCGGAGCCTCCGGAGCCGCCCCGTCGGAAGCCGCCGCCGCCACCGTCGTCGTCGAGAACGCCAAGCCGACCCTGACCCTCGTCGACGAGGACGGCGAGCAGTCCTACCAGGAGGACACGGCCGTCGCCCGCACCTCCGTCGAGGTACCCGCCTCCCCCTCCGCCGTCGTCACCTTCGACATCGCCACGCTCGACACCCTGCACACCATCGGCGCCGGCGACGCGGTCGTCGCGATCCCCGACGCGACCCTGCCCGAGTACCTCGCCGAGTACGCCGACCTGCCCAAGGTCGGCACACTGTTCGAGCCCGACTTCGAGGCCGTCGCCGAGCTCGACCCCGACCTCATCGTCACCGCCGCGCGCAGCACCGGCCAGTACGACGAGCTGTCCGAGATCGCCACCACGATCGACCTCACCGGCAGCTACGCCGGCACCTTCGACCCCGCCGCCGCTCTCGAGCGCGCGACGCAGCTCGGCGAGATCTTCGACCGCGAGGACGAGGTCGCCGAGGCGGCGACCGCCACGGAGGAGCTCGCCGCGTCGATCCAGGACGAGGCCACCGGCAGCGCCCTCGTCCTCTCCGTCTCGGGCGGCGAGTACGGCGCCTTCGGCGAGGGCTCCCGCTTCGGCTACTTCTTCGACTCGCTGGGCTTCACCCCGGCGGTCGCCGCCGCCGAACTCCCCGGCGCGGAGGGATCCCCGCACGGCGACACCGTCACCAACGAGTTCATCCTCACCGCCGCCCCCGAGTGGATCTTCGCCTTCGACCGCGGCGCGGCCACCGGCGCCGGCAGCACCGCCGAGGCGACCCTCGACAACGCCCTCGTCGCGCAGACCCCCGCCGCGCAGAACGACCGCATCGTCCAGCTGCCCGCCGGCGAGCTCTACATCGTGATCAACGGCCTCACCGCCGTGCAGAACGTGCTCGAGAGCGTGCACGACGCGATGCAGAGCTGA
- a CDS encoding immunoglobulin-like domain-containing protein, whose product MRRRSPEPPATAPRRRARSLFLSALACTSVALGGALVPVTAQAADVPAPTAHYDMSHAGSALLDISGNGRNATLTGLTDASFADAGGDQVARFKNNGYAALPKNLVTGTDNAFAVEYTVKTQTAANQFGWVIGDGIGNWNTTQLGNHVFVNPRSSEGGYSNQVLSGIRVKDSGNGETRLPAGGGLNPGFTTLTLVGSGTGSSTTLTLYRDGTQISTVTAAKSMASIVPAGSTLGYLGRSLYNGDALFTGDVTDVKFWDTALTADQVTASMPTAAAKSAATSALLRSDVLPVLLAGNPSLDAVSSNLTLPATSSGVALTWSSSNPAVVSSTGVVSRSIAQNTPVTLTATTGLGTTLTFDVVVLAPRINDDLDALALATRTTENLPLVVTGPKNGTAITWTSSDPALVTPTNTGYTAPAVGAADPYRGGGIVTRPAYGTGDKTVTLTANATLNGVSESRTFTLAVAELGRTAPDAGYASAYFKSDGDEKIYQAATSGNDFFTFSPVNDGKAVITSTTDTRGLRDPFILRSHNGDKYYMVATDLCISCGTSWGDAQSKGSLKIEVWESTDLVKWTRTNGVDTGITVNQPAAGMTWAPEAYWDDALQSYVVFFSSRLYSDATKTNSDKLYSRVFSVITRDFRTFTQPPATWQDTGYARIDSTITKIGDYYYRFTKNEEGGAAGTLEAGKDIFLEKSKVLTAPTTSSNWNADPSTTWQLTDTNMTKLETGQDGEGPEIIKLNAGDPNDTTANGDGYAFLVDNYGQGGYKAFVTSGAAIAASSQSARLSKSTDWNVSTKGGLPASPRHGAFVSVPQTVLTAMKNWTGVTAVDSSTTLTADGRTVTAKVAAADKGDVAGTVTFTGGTWSSTVALSGGSASAVVPAGVSGVTASYNGYADALVRTSASAAVSLDTLELAPAVSTRCVAGKVVLTATVKNTDTAAADITVESAYGTKSFPSVAPGSSASAAFTTRLKSTPAGTVTVTGTSPGQPPFTATLPYQAATC is encoded by the coding sequence ATGAGACGACGCTCCCCGGAGCCCCCTGCCACCGCGCCCAGGCGCCGTGCCCGGTCCCTCTTCCTCTCCGCACTCGCGTGCACGAGCGTCGCCCTCGGAGGCGCCCTCGTCCCCGTCACGGCCCAGGCCGCCGACGTGCCCGCACCCACCGCGCACTACGACATGTCGCACGCCGGGTCCGCCCTGCTCGACATCTCGGGCAACGGCCGCAACGCGACGCTGACCGGCCTCACCGACGCGTCCTTCGCCGATGCCGGCGGCGACCAGGTCGCCCGCTTCAAGAACAACGGCTACGCCGCCCTCCCCAAGAACCTCGTCACCGGCACCGACAACGCCTTCGCCGTCGAGTACACGGTGAAGACGCAGACCGCCGCCAACCAGTTCGGCTGGGTCATCGGCGACGGCATCGGCAACTGGAACACCACCCAGCTCGGCAACCACGTCTTCGTGAACCCGCGCAGCTCGGAGGGCGGCTACAGCAACCAGGTCCTCTCCGGCATCCGCGTGAAGGACAGCGGCAACGGCGAGACCCGCCTCCCCGCGGGCGGCGGCCTCAACCCCGGCTTCACCACGCTGACGCTCGTCGGCTCGGGCACCGGCTCGAGCACCACGCTCACCCTCTACCGCGACGGCACGCAGATCTCCACCGTCACGGCCGCCAAGTCGATGGCGAGCATCGTCCCCGCAGGCAGCACCCTCGGCTACCTCGGCCGCTCCCTCTACAACGGCGACGCGCTCTTCACCGGCGACGTCACCGACGTGAAGTTCTGGGACACCGCGCTCACCGCCGACCAGGTCACCGCCAGCATGCCCACCGCCGCCGCGAAGTCGGCCGCCACCTCGGCGCTCCTGCGCTCCGACGTCCTGCCCGTCCTCCTGGCCGGCAACCCCTCGCTCGACGCGGTCTCCTCGAACCTCACCCTGCCCGCGACGAGCAGCGGAGTCGCGCTCACCTGGTCGTCGTCGAACCCCGCGGTCGTCTCGAGCACCGGAGTCGTCTCGCGCAGCATCGCGCAGAACACCCCGGTCACCCTCACCGCGACCACCGGCCTCGGCACGACGCTGACCTTCGACGTCGTCGTCCTCGCCCCGAGGATCAACGACGACCTCGACGCGCTGGCCCTCGCCACCCGCACCACCGAGAACCTGCCCCTGGTGGTCACCGGCCCGAAGAACGGGACCGCGATCACCTGGACCTCCTCCGACCCCGCGCTCGTCACCCCGACGAACACCGGCTACACCGCCCCCGCGGTCGGCGCGGCCGACCCGTACCGCGGCGGCGGCATCGTCACCCGCCCGGCCTACGGCACCGGCGACAAGACGGTCACCCTCACCGCGAACGCGACGCTCAACGGCGTCTCGGAGTCGCGCACCTTCACCCTCGCGGTGGCGGAGCTCGGCCGCACCGCCCCCGACGCGGGCTACGCCTCGGCGTACTTCAAGTCCGACGGCGACGAGAAGATCTACCAGGCGGCGACCTCGGGCAACGACTTCTTCACCTTCTCGCCGGTCAACGACGGCAAGGCCGTCATCACCTCGACGACCGACACCAGGGGCCTGCGCGACCCGTTCATCCTCCGCTCGCACAACGGCGACAAGTACTACATGGTCGCCACCGACCTCTGCATCTCCTGCGGCACGAGCTGGGGCGACGCGCAGTCCAAGGGCAGCCTCAAGATCGAGGTCTGGGAGTCGACCGACCTGGTGAAGTGGACCCGCACCAACGGCGTCGACACCGGCATCACGGTCAACCAGCCCGCCGCCGGCATGACCTGGGCGCCGGAGGCGTACTGGGACGACGCGCTGCAGTCCTACGTCGTCTTCTTCTCCTCGCGCCTCTACTCCGACGCGACCAAGACCAACAGCGACAAGCTCTACTCCCGCGTCTTCTCGGTGATCACCCGCGACTTCCGCACCTTCACCCAGCCGCCCGCCACCTGGCAGGACACCGGCTACGCGCGGATCGACTCGACGATCACCAAGATCGGCGACTACTACTACCGCTTCACCAAGAACGAGGAGGGCGGCGCCGCCGGCACCCTCGAGGCCGGCAAGGACATCTTCCTGGAGAAGTCGAAGGTGCTCACCGCGCCGACGACCTCGTCGAACTGGAACGCCGATCCGAGCACGACCTGGCAGCTCACCGACACGAACATGACCAAGCTCGAGACCGGTCAGGACGGCGAGGGCCCCGAGATCATCAAGCTGAACGCGGGCGACCCCAACGACACCACCGCGAACGGCGACGGCTACGCCTTCCTCGTCGACAACTACGGCCAGGGCGGCTACAAGGCCTTCGTGACGAGCGGCGCGGCCATCGCGGCCAGCTCGCAGTCCGCGCGCCTGTCCAAGTCGACCGACTGGAACGTCTCGACCAAGGGCGGCCTCCCGGCCAGCCCGCGGCACGGCGCGTTCGTGAGCGTCCCGCAGACGGTGCTCACCGCGATGAAGAACTGGACCGGCGTCACCGCCGTCGACTCCAGCACGACCCTCACCGCCGACGGCCGCACGGTCACGGCGAAGGTCGCTGCGGCCGACAAGGGCGACGTCGCCGGAACCGTCACCTTCACCGGCGGCACCTGGAGCTCGACCGTCGCCCTCTCCGGCGGCTCGGCGAGCGCCGTCGTCCCGGCCGGAGTGAGCGGCGTCACCGCCTCCTACAACGGCTACGCCGACGCGCTCGTGCGCACCTCGGCCTCGGCCGCGGTCTCGCTCGACACGCTCGAGCTCGCCCCCGCCGTCTCGACGCGCTGCGTCGCCGGCAAGGTCGTGCTCACCGCGACCGTGAAGAACACCGACACCGCGGCGGCCGACATCACCGTCGAGTCCGCCTACGGCACGAAGTCGTTCCCCTCGGTCGCTCCGGGCTCCTCGGCCTCGGCCGCGTTCACCACGCGCCTGAAGTCGACCCCCGCCGGCACGGTCACCGTCACCGGCACCTCCCCCGGCCAGCCGCCCTTCACCGCCACCCTCCCCTACCAGGCGGCCACCTGCTGA
- a CDS encoding response regulator transcription factor: MLILLVEDDPEIADCVTAALEQYGYAVARARTGREALDSGPPDLVLLDLGLPDMDGLDVCRMLRRRSDVPIIVITARSDEADTVAALEVGADDCVITPVGVRGLIARIRAVSRRVGAVGARSAGALPPPLRLGGVVVDPASRRVHLGGTELALTPKEFDLLVALARRPGVALTREALIDEVWDCNWFGSTRTLDVHVFALRRKLGAALTITTLRGVGFRLEVP, encoded by the coding sequence GTGCTCATCTTGCTGGTGGAGGACGATCCCGAGATCGCCGACTGCGTGACCGCGGCGCTCGAGCAGTACGGCTACGCCGTCGCCCGGGCGCGGACGGGCAGGGAGGCGCTCGACTCCGGTCCCCCGGACCTCGTCCTGCTCGACCTCGGACTGCCGGACATGGACGGGCTGGACGTCTGCCGGATGCTCCGCCGCAGATCCGACGTTCCGATCATCGTGATCACCGCGAGGAGCGACGAGGCCGACACCGTCGCCGCGCTCGAGGTGGGCGCGGACGACTGCGTGATCACGCCGGTGGGCGTCCGCGGGCTGATCGCGCGGATCCGGGCGGTGAGCAGGAGGGTCGGCGCGGTCGGGGCGCGGTCGGCGGGCGCCCTCCCGCCGCCCCTGCGGCTCGGCGGGGTCGTCGTCGATCCCGCGTCCCGTCGTGTGCACCTCGGCGGGACGGAGCTCGCGCTCACGCCGAAGGAGTTCGACCTGCTGGTCGCGCTGGCCCGGCGCCCGGGCGTCGCCCTCACCCGCGAGGCTCTGATCGACGAGGTCTGGGACTGCAACTGGTTCGGCTCCACCCGCACCCTCGACGTCCACGTCTTCGCCCTCCGGCGCAAGCTCGGCGCGGCGCTGACGATCACGACCCTCCGCGGCGTCGGCTTCCGCCTCGAGGTCCCCTGA
- a CDS encoding ATP-binding cassette domain-containing protein, which yields MIQTTSVTTRHGSVVAVDDVTLALDAGLTAIIGPNGSGKSTLLATIGRLVKASSGGVTVDGLDVATTRSRDIARRLAILRQDNHFAIRLSVEDLVAYGRFPHGGRGTSPEDRAHVDAAIAALDLSAVRGRFLDELSGGQRQRAFVAMALAQDTDHLLLDEPLNNLDPRHGVVLMKLLRRLVDERGMTIVVVLHDINVAAQFADRIVAVRAGRIAHHGPVADVLTAANLGALYDTPATVEQIAGRRLVLWH from the coding sequence ATGATCCAGACCACCTCCGTCACCACCCGGCACGGGAGCGTCGTCGCCGTCGACGACGTCACCCTCGCCCTCGACGCCGGCCTCACCGCGATCATCGGCCCGAACGGCTCCGGCAAGTCGACCCTCCTCGCCACCATCGGCCGCCTGGTGAAGGCGAGCAGCGGCGGCGTCACCGTCGACGGCCTCGACGTCGCGACCACCCGCTCCCGCGACATCGCGCGCCGCCTGGCGATCCTCCGCCAGGACAACCACTTCGCGATCCGCCTGAGCGTCGAGGACCTCGTCGCCTACGGGCGCTTCCCGCACGGCGGCCGCGGCACCTCCCCGGAGGACCGCGCCCACGTCGACGCCGCGATCGCCGCCCTCGATCTGTCGGCGGTCCGCGGCCGCTTCCTCGACGAGCTCTCCGGCGGCCAGCGCCAGCGCGCGTTCGTCGCGATGGCCCTGGCGCAGGACACCGACCACCTCCTCCTCGACGAGCCGCTGAACAATCTCGACCCGCGCCACGGCGTCGTCCTGATGAAGCTGCTGCGCCGCCTCGTCGACGAGCGCGGCATGACGATCGTCGTCGTCCTGCACGACATCAACGTCGCCGCCCAGTTCGCCGACCGCATCGTCGCCGTCCGCGCCGGCCGCATCGCCCACCACGGCCCCGTCGCCGACGTCCTGACCGCCGCGAACCTCGGGGCCCTCTACGACACCCCCGCCACCGTCGAGCAGATCGCAGGCCGCCGCCTCGTCCTCTGGCACTGA
- a CDS encoding MSMEG_1061 family FMN-dependent PPOX-type flavoprotein has protein sequence MTRYRALSPEALRAILGEPEQPARDKIMDRLDRSCRVFLAHSPFAVLATSDAAGRCDSSPRGDRPGFLRAPDDRTLVIPDRLGNRLGDSFSNLLENGRAGLVSFVPGMTETLRINGSAYVTDDPELLAMLEQDHVVPDLATVVEIEQVYLHCGRALLRSRLWDPEMQDLAAEVPSAGTMWAAASGLGAEVARAIDDASAVGYRTLY, from the coding sequence GTGACCCGCTACCGCGCCCTCTCCCCCGAGGCCCTGCGCGCGATCCTCGGCGAGCCCGAGCAGCCGGCGCGCGACAAGATCATGGACCGGCTCGACCGCAGCTGCCGCGTCTTCCTCGCTCACTCGCCGTTCGCCGTCCTCGCCACCAGCGACGCCGCCGGACGCTGCGACAGCTCGCCGCGCGGCGACCGCCCCGGCTTCCTCCGCGCCCCCGACGACCGCACCCTCGTGATCCCCGACCGCCTCGGCAACCGCCTCGGCGACTCCTTCTCGAACCTCCTCGAGAACGGCCGTGCCGGCCTGGTCAGCTTCGTGCCCGGCATGACCGAGACGCTCCGGATCAACGGCTCCGCGTACGTCACCGACGACCCGGAGCTGCTCGCGATGCTCGAGCAGGACCACGTCGTGCCCGACCTCGCCACCGTCGTCGAGATCGAGCAGGTCTACCTGCACTGCGGCCGGGCCCTGCTGCGCTCGCGGCTCTGGGACCCGGAGATGCAGGACCTCGCCGCGGAGGTGCCGAGCGCCGGCACGATGTGGGCGGCGGCCTCGGGGCTCGGCGCCGAGGTCGCCCGCGCGATCGACGACGCCTCCGCCGTCGGCTACCGGACGCTGTACTGA
- a CDS encoding 2-oxoglutarate and iron-dependent oxygenase domain-containing protein has protein sequence MTDSLPILDLSRLDQGEEEAAAFRRDLRETTHDVGFFYLVGHGVPQDLLDDVVAVSRRFFDLSEEEKLAIENTASPQFRGYTRFGAELTNGDVDYREQVDIGIDRETVPAGPDVPDYQRLEGPNLWPEALPEFRDVFERWHEELAAVAIRLLRTWAVALDAPADVFDEAFAEKPFSLVKVVRYPGTSDPEPKQGVGAHRDGGVLTLLLVEPGKGGLQVEHDGSWIEAPALDGAFVVNIGEMLELATGGYLKATLHRVISPLIGTDRISIPFFFNPSLDATMPSLPLPEELKSGLSVDPTNSPILETYGENALRYRLRAHPNVAAAHHADLLTPAS, from the coding sequence ATGACCGATTCTCTGCCGATCCTCGACCTGTCCCGCCTCGACCAGGGGGAGGAGGAGGCCGCCGCCTTCCGCCGCGACCTCCGCGAGACCACGCACGACGTGGGCTTCTTCTACCTGGTCGGCCACGGCGTGCCGCAGGACCTCCTCGACGACGTGGTCGCCGTCTCCCGCCGCTTCTTCGACCTGTCCGAGGAGGAGAAGCTGGCCATCGAGAACACGGCCAGCCCGCAGTTCCGCGGCTACACCCGCTTCGGCGCCGAGCTGACCAACGGCGACGTCGACTACCGCGAGCAGGTCGACATCGGCATCGACCGCGAGACGGTGCCGGCCGGGCCGGACGTGCCCGACTACCAGCGCCTCGAGGGACCGAACCTCTGGCCCGAGGCGCTGCCCGAGTTCCGCGACGTGTTCGAGCGCTGGCACGAGGAGCTCGCCGCGGTCGCGATCCGCCTGCTGCGCACCTGGGCCGTCGCGCTCGACGCCCCCGCCGACGTCTTCGACGAGGCGTTCGCCGAGAAGCCGTTCTCGCTCGTCAAGGTCGTCCGCTACCCCGGCACCTCCGACCCCGAGCCCAAGCAGGGCGTCGGTGCGCACCGCGACGGCGGCGTGCTGACCCTGCTGCTGGTCGAGCCGGGCAAGGGCGGCCTGCAGGTCGAGCACGACGGCTCGTGGATCGAGGCGCCCGCGCTCGACGGCGCCTTCGTCGTCAACATCGGCGAGATGCTCGAGCTGGCCACCGGCGGCTACCTGAAGGCGACGCTGCACCGCGTGATCTCGCCGCTGATCGGCACGGACCGGATCTCGATCCCGTTCTTCTTCAACCCCTCCCTCGACGCCACGATGCCCTCGCTGCCGCTGCCGGAGGAGCTCAAGTCGGGTCTCTCGGTCGACCCGACCAACAGCCCGATCCTCGAGACCTACGGCGAGAACGCGCTGCGCTACCGCCTCCGCGCGCACCCGAACGTGGCGGCCGCGCACCACGCCGACCTGCTGACCCCGGCGAGCTGA
- a CDS encoding iron chelate uptake ABC transporter family permease subunit, with protein sequence MTAPAPTLSPRRSALRTPAPRLALLAALAVAVVALYLLTDLPGRWEYALGLRTRTVLGMVIAAAAIGVGTVLFQTVTANRILTPGIMGFDAVFLLLQVVTAFAIGPALLVAAPPLVSWLVELVLMVGVVVGLYSWLFVRRRLDLHVIVLAGLVLGVLLRSVTGFLQRLLDPDTFAVVQNLTFASFTSVDRELLLPTGVLVAAAIASLWPIRRALDVLALGEATAVSLGVEHRRTVLHVIVAVAVMVAASTALVGPVAFFGLIVANVAYTVVGHRHLRSIPAAIAVAVVALVGGQLVLDRVLGFGTELPVVIEFAGGLLFLLLVLTGRAR encoded by the coding sequence ATGACCGCACCCGCGCCCACCCTCTCCCCGCGCCGCTCCGCCCTGCGCACCCCCGCCCCGCGCCTCGCGCTCCTGGCAGCACTCGCCGTCGCCGTCGTCGCCCTCTACCTCCTCACCGACCTGCCCGGCCGCTGGGAGTACGCGCTGGGCCTGCGCACCCGCACCGTCCTCGGCATGGTGATCGCGGCGGCGGCGATCGGAGTCGGCACCGTCCTCTTCCAGACCGTCACCGCGAACCGCATCCTGACCCCCGGCATCATGGGCTTCGACGCCGTCTTCCTGCTGCTGCAGGTGGTCACCGCGTTCGCGATCGGCCCGGCCCTGCTCGTCGCCGCGCCGCCGCTCGTCTCCTGGCTGGTCGAGCTGGTGCTGATGGTCGGCGTCGTCGTCGGCCTCTACTCCTGGCTGTTCGTGCGCCGGAGGCTCGACCTGCACGTGATCGTGCTCGCGGGCCTGGTCCTCGGCGTGCTGCTGCGCTCCGTGACCGGCTTCCTGCAGCGCCTCCTCGACCCGGACACCTTCGCCGTCGTGCAGAATCTGACCTTCGCGAGCTTCACCTCCGTCGACCGCGAGCTGCTGCTGCCCACCGGCGTGCTCGTCGCCGCCGCGATCGCCTCGCTCTGGCCGATCCGCCGCGCCCTCGACGTGCTCGCCCTCGGCGAGGCGACCGCCGTCTCGCTCGGCGTCGAGCACCGCCGCACCGTGCTGCACGTGATCGTCGCCGTCGCCGTGATGGTGGCGGCCTCGACCGCGCTCGTCGGCCCGGTCGCCTTCTTCGGCCTGATCGTCGCGAACGTCGCGTACACCGTCGTCGGCCACCGGCACCTGCGCAGCATCCCGGCGGCGATCGCGGTCGCAGTCGTCGCCCTCGTCGGCGGGCAGCTCGTGCTCGACCGGGTGCTCGGCTTCGGCACCGAGCTGCCGGTCGTCATCGAGTTCGCCGGCGGCCTCCTCTTCCTCCTCCTCGTGCTCACCGGAAGGGCCCGCTGA
- a CDS encoding PDR/VanB family oxidoreductase: MAALTVSDRAGRIPLVVTSIVAEAEGIAAVHLADPAGGKLPEWEPGAHLDVQLITRQERQYSLCGDPADRHRYRIAVLREERSRGVSLYVHEFLRVGATVHVRPPRTLFPLASADEHLLLAAGIGITAILPFAQRLERDGAPWRLHYAVRSAAHVPFPRELAALGDRVALHSPDPLVPGGHGRLDLAALLAGPRPGVAVQACGPARFLDAVAAAMSAWPPGSLHLERFEPKPVAARPNAPFTVHCARSGVSVDVAADQSMLHVLTARDLPVTGSCLRGVCGSCAVRVLSGPVDHRDSLTTSPDSPVMYPCVSRAAGPTLTIDL; this comes from the coding sequence GTGGCTGCACTGACGGTGAGCGACCGCGCCGGCCGGATCCCCCTCGTCGTCACCTCGATCGTCGCCGAGGCGGAGGGGATCGCCGCCGTCCACCTCGCCGACCCGGCCGGCGGGAAGCTGCCGGAGTGGGAGCCCGGCGCGCACCTCGACGTGCAGCTGATCACCCGGCAGGAGCGGCAGTACTCGCTCTGCGGCGACCCCGCCGACCGGCACCGCTACCGGATCGCGGTCCTCCGCGAGGAGCGCTCGCGCGGCGTCTCGCTGTACGTGCACGAGTTCCTCCGCGTCGGCGCCACCGTGCACGTGCGCCCGCCGCGCACCCTGTTCCCCCTGGCGAGCGCCGACGAGCACCTGCTCCTCGCCGCCGGCATCGGCATCACCGCGATCCTCCCGTTCGCGCAGCGCCTCGAGCGCGACGGAGCACCGTGGCGCCTGCACTACGCCGTCCGCAGTGCCGCGCACGTCCCGTTCCCTCGCGAGCTGGCCGCACTCGGCGACCGCGTCGCCCTGCACTCCCCGGACCCGCTCGTCCCCGGCGGGCACGGCCGCCTCGACCTCGCCGCCCTGCTCGCCGGCCCCCGCCCCGGAGTCGCGGTGCAGGCCTGCGGCCCCGCCCGCTTCCTCGACGCCGTCGCCGCCGCGATGTCCGCCTGGCCGCCCGGCAGCCTGCACCTCGAGCGCTTCGAGCCGAAGCCCGTCGCTGCCCGCCCGAACGCCCCCTTCACCGTGCACTGCGCCCGCTCCGGCGTCTCCGTCGACGTCGCCGCCGACCAGTCGATGCTGCACGTCCTGACCGCCCGCGACCTCCCCGTCACCGGCTCCTGCCTCCGCGGCGTCTGCGGCTCCTGCGCCGTCCGAGTCCTCTCCGGCCCCGTCGACCACCGCGACTCCCTGACGACGTCCCCCGACTCCCCCGTCATGTACCCCTGCGTCTCCCGAGCCGCAGGCCCCACCCTGACGATCGACCTCTGA
- a CDS encoding iron chelate uptake ABC transporter family permease subunit encodes MAPPPVRALTVAGVALVAALATASLLLGVAELDAFVLVESRLPRTLALLLAGSAFAVTGLILQLLTRNRLVEPGTTGATDAATLALLAVLLLAPALPMGAKAALASLGALAGVLGFLALARRIPARSSVLVPVVGLLYSGVIGAATTFVAYRTDTQQELLNWGIGDFSGILRGRYEMLYVAAAAAAVAWIAADRFTVAALGEDTARGLGLDTRAVMLTGVVIIAAVTGVMTVVTGALPFLGLIVPNLVSRLVGDTMRRSVPLVALLGAALVLACDLVARTVRFPFELPISLVMGIIGGLVFLRLLIGPARRRAAS; translated from the coding sequence GTGGCTCCCCCTCCCGTCCGCGCGCTGACCGTCGCGGGGGTGGCGCTCGTCGCCGCCCTCGCGACGGCCTCGCTGCTCCTCGGCGTCGCCGAGCTCGACGCGTTCGTCCTCGTCGAGAGCCGCCTCCCCCGCACCCTCGCCCTGCTGCTCGCCGGTTCCGCCTTCGCCGTCACCGGCCTGATCCTGCAGCTGCTCACCCGCAACCGCCTCGTCGAGCCCGGCACCACCGGGGCGACGGACGCCGCGACCCTCGCCCTGCTCGCCGTCCTCCTCCTCGCCCCCGCGCTGCCGATGGGCGCGAAGGCGGCGCTCGCGTCGCTCGGCGCCCTGGCCGGCGTCCTCGGCTTCCTCGCGCTCGCCCGCCGCATCCCGGCGCGCTCGAGCGTGCTCGTGCCGGTCGTCGGGCTCCTCTACTCCGGCGTCATCGGCGCCGCCACCACCTTCGTCGCCTACCGCACCGACACGCAGCAGGAGCTGCTCAACTGGGGCATCGGCGACTTCTCCGGCATCCTCCGCGGTCGCTACGAGATGCTCTACGTCGCCGCCGCGGCCGCCGCCGTCGCCTGGATCGCCGCCGACCGCTTCACGGTCGCCGCCCTCGGCGAGGACACGGCGCGCGGCCTCGGCCTCGACACCCGCGCCGTGATGCTCACCGGCGTCGTGATCATCGCCGCGGTCACCGGAGTGATGACCGTCGTCACCGGCGCCCTCCCCTTCCTCGGCCTGATCGTGCCCAACCTCGTCAGCCGCCTCGTCGGCGACACGATGCGCCGCTCGGTGCCCCTCGTCGCGCTGCTCGGCGCCGCCCTGGTCCTCGCCTGCGACCTCGTCGCCCGCACCGTCCGCTTCCCGTTCGAGCTGCCGATCTCGCTCGTGATGGGGATCATCGGCGGCCTCGTCTTCCTGCGCCTCCTGATCGGCCCCGCCCGCAGGAGGGCCGCCTCATGA
- a CDS encoding SgcJ/EcaC family oxidoreductase, translating to MSSRRARPSRRLAAVLAPPAALLLVLAGCSAAPAPAATTAMSGRAVAPTDAEVRGLFDEWNAALATGDPAAVDALYTADAVLLPTVAPGVLDTSAERTAYFGAFLANRPTGVIDESVVRDLGDGFASNTGLYTFTLGATGDVVHARFTFVYEEIGGEWKIIEHHSSREPVAP from the coding sequence ATGTCGTCTCGTCGTGCTCGTCCGTCCCGCCGTCTCGCCGCTGTGCTCGCACCGCCGGCCGCGTTGCTCCTGGTGCTCGCCGGGTGCAGCGCCGCTCCCGCGCCGGCCGCGACCACGGCGATGTCCGGTCGGGCTGTCGCGCCCACCGACGCCGAGGTCCGGGGGCTGTTCGACGAGTGGAACGCGGCGCTCGCCACCGGCGACCCCGCGGCCGTCGACGCGCTCTACACCGCCGACGCGGTGCTCCTGCCGACCGTCGCACCCGGCGTCCTCGACACCTCCGCGGAGCGCACCGCCTACTTCGGCGCCTTCCTCGCGAACCGGCCGACCGGCGTGATCGACGAGAGCGTCGTCCGCGATCTCGGCGACGGATTCGCGTCGAACACGGGCCTCTACACCTTCACCCTCGGCGCGACCGGCGATGTGGTGCACGCCCGGTTCACCTTCGTCTACGAGGAGATCGGCGGGGAGTGGAAGATCATCGAGCACCACTCGTCGCGGGAGCCCGTCGCGCCGTGA